A region of Rhabdothermincola sediminis DNA encodes the following proteins:
- a CDS encoding ABC transporter ATP-binding protein: MLRVSGLVAGYGPVSVLHGLDFELAEGEVVVILGANGAGKTTTLRALSGMIQVQGTVELAGVPIVGKKVEEIVRLGMAHVPQGRGTIADLTVEENLRAGAFVRKDREVDADIARWYETFPRLAERRGQAAGSMSGGEQQMLAIARALMSRPRLLLLDEPSLGLAPLVTRELFERLREINREMGTTMLVVEQNANLALEIASRGYVLEAGRIATSGSSSELMSDEAVRKAYLGY; this comes from the coding sequence ATGTTGCGGGTGAGTGGGCTGGTCGCCGGGTACGGGCCGGTGAGCGTGCTGCACGGCCTCGACTTCGAGCTCGCCGAGGGAGAGGTGGTGGTGATCCTCGGCGCCAACGGCGCAGGGAAGACCACCACCCTGCGGGCGCTGAGCGGGATGATCCAGGTGCAGGGCACTGTCGAGCTCGCTGGCGTGCCGATCGTCGGCAAGAAGGTCGAGGAGATCGTCCGGCTCGGCATGGCCCATGTGCCGCAGGGCCGGGGCACGATCGCGGACCTCACCGTGGAGGAGAACCTGCGGGCCGGGGCTTTCGTGCGCAAGGACCGGGAGGTCGACGCCGACATCGCGCGCTGGTACGAGACTTTTCCCCGCCTCGCGGAGCGCCGCGGTCAGGCCGCGGGGAGCATGAGCGGTGGCGAGCAGCAGATGCTGGCGATCGCTCGGGCGCTGATGTCCCGACCTCGGCTCCTGCTCCTCGACGAGCCTTCGCTGGGCCTGGCTCCGCTGGTCACGCGTGAGTTGTTCGAGCGCCTACGTGAGATCAACCGGGAAATGGGCACCACGATGCTCGTCGTGGAGCAGAACGCCAACCTGGCCTTGGAGATCGCATCGAGGGGTTACGTGCTCGAAGCCGGTCGCATCGCCACATCGGGCAGCTCGAGCGAGCTGATGAGCGACGAGGCCGTCCGCAAGGCCTACCTGGGGTACTGA
- a CDS encoding branched-chain amino acid ABC transporter permease, translating to MDYALFFQRLVDGLGQGAIYASLALALVLIYRATGLINFAQGEMALFATYVTWMFWDQGWPVVAAIAASMVLSFVGGAAIERLIIRPVGEVRSHALPIVIVTIGLLLALNELAGWIWGSEGRTFPRIFGTGAFTVGDVAVTYQTVGVLCVLAVEVFLLFLLFQRTKLGLAMRAVTSNAESSRLVGIRFGRVLMFGWGLAAAVGALAGSLYSSQLATLDRAIMLQLLVYAFASATLGGFDSPLGAVVGGLVVGVVTVMAGGYVSWVGDDLKLAAAFVLILVVLLVRPQGLFGRPQVERV from the coding sequence ATGGACTACGCGCTGTTCTTCCAACGGTTGGTTGACGGCTTGGGTCAGGGGGCGATCTACGCGTCGTTGGCGCTGGCGCTCGTGCTGATCTACCGGGCGACCGGTCTGATCAACTTCGCCCAAGGTGAGATGGCGCTGTTCGCCACCTACGTCACCTGGATGTTCTGGGACCAGGGCTGGCCGGTCGTGGCCGCGATCGCCGCATCGATGGTGCTGTCGTTCGTGGGCGGCGCGGCGATCGAACGCCTCATCATCAGACCGGTAGGCGAGGTGCGTTCGCACGCCCTGCCGATCGTCATCGTCACCATCGGGCTCCTGCTCGCGCTCAACGAGCTCGCGGGTTGGATCTGGGGTTCTGAGGGCCGCACCTTCCCACGGATCTTCGGCACCGGTGCCTTCACCGTCGGCGACGTGGCGGTCACCTACCAGACCGTCGGCGTGCTCTGCGTGCTCGCGGTCGAGGTCTTCCTCCTCTTCCTGCTCTTCCAGCGCACGAAGCTGGGCCTGGCGATGCGGGCAGTGACGTCCAATGCCGAGTCCAGCCGGCTCGTCGGCATCCGGTTCGGTCGGGTGCTCATGTTTGGCTGGGGGCTGGCTGCGGCGGTCGGCGCTCTCGCGGGATCGTTGTACTCATCGCAGCTCGCCACCCTCGATCGGGCCATCATGCTGCAGCTCCTCGTGTACGCCTTCGCCTCGGCGACACTCGGGGGCTTCGACAGCCCGCTCGGAGCGGTGGTCGGGGGCCTGGTCGTAGGGGTGGTCACCGTGATGGCGGGCGGCTACGTGAGCTGGGTCGGCGACGACCTGAAGCTGGCGGCGGCGTTCGTGCTGATCCTGGTGGTGCTCCTGGTCAGGCCCCAAGGGCTGTTCGGACGGCCACAGGTGGAACGGGTATGA